The Populus nigra chromosome 19, ddPopNigr1.1, whole genome shotgun sequence genome includes a window with the following:
- the LOC133679442 gene encoding uncharacterized protein LOC133679442 gives MMMESSLGDVLLKVAMFVIVQGLVYLILSKSSNIFSKTNDKRSSSFKTARSVSIRRILAVLQDLPPGGELSPASSKSTQVQSPTVEKSKDRR, from the coding sequence ATGATGATGGAAAGCAGCTTAGGGGACGTGTTATTGAAGGTGGCGATGTTTGTCATAGTCCAAGGATTGGTCTATCTCATCCTTTCAAAATCATCCAATATTTTCTCCAAGACAAATGATAAGAGATCATCTAGCTTCAAGACAGCTCGCTCTGTTAGCATTCGACGGATTCTTGCTGTTCTACAAGACTTGCCTCCTGGTGGTGAGTTGTCTCCAGCTTCTTCAAAGAGCACGCAAGTGCAATCCCCTACCGTTGAGAAGTCTAAAGATCGAAGGTGA
- the LOC133679441 gene encoding AAA-ATPase At4g25835-like codes for MDILSQLWSLLGLLTVLQNILPAQVLSLLHSLIESLQDLISQYSYFDIPEFNGYCGVDINDLYRHVNLYLNSVNSSATASTCRRFSLSRSRSSNCISFTIAPNHTIHDSFNGHSLCWTHQVDTVQDSLEEKRSFTLKLPKRHRHMLLSPYLQHVTSRAEEFERVSRERRLFTNNGNASYESGWVSVPFRHPSTFETLALEPQLKRQIMEDLKAFASGREYYHRVGRAWKRGYLLYGPPGSGKSSLIAAMANYLCYDVYDLELTKVTDNSDLRALLIQTRNRSIIVIEDIDCSLDLTADRMLKATTATATRRKTSSSSGYNKDPRSGNYQLLEESGRVTLSGLLNFTDGLWSCCGEERIIVFTTNHRDKVDPALVRCGRMDVHVSLGPCGMHAFKALAMNYLGIEEHSLFDAVESCLRSGGALTPAQIGEILLRNRGSNADLAMTEVVSAMQTRILSAGGTEHLNTSIEYEDTVTLTRSPQSVLTVGSSPENWDSSPGKISGKKRKAKFLVRLRSLTKSGSGRRGV; via the coding sequence ATGGATATATTGTCACAACTTTGGTCACTCTTAGGTCTTCTCACAGTACTTCAAAACATCTTACCTGCACAAGTCCTCTCCCTTCTTCACTCCCTCATTGAGTCCCTCCAAGACCTCATTTCCCAATATTCATACTTTGACATCCCGGAATTTAATGGCTACTGTGGTGTTGACATCAATGATCTCTATCGCCATGTCAACCTCTACCTCAACTCTGTCAACTCCTCTGCCACTGCCTCCACTTGCAGACGCTTCTCCCTCTCCCGGTCCAGGTCATCCAATTGCATTTCCTTCACTATAGCTCCCAATCACACCATCCACGACTCCTTCAATGGCCACTCCCTTTGTTGGACACACCAAGTTGACACTGTACAGGACTCATTAGAAGAGAAACGTAGCTTTACTCTCAAACTTCCAAAGAGACACCGGCATATGCTGCTGTCGCCTTATCTCCAGCATGTGACATCGCGTGCTGAAGAGTTCGAGCGAGTATCAAGAGAGAGGAGGCTGTTCACTAACAATGGCAATGCTTCATACGAGTCAGGCTGGGTCTCAGTTCCTTTCCGTCATCCATCCACCTTCGAAACGCTGGCTCTGGAGCCTCAATTGAAGAGGCAGATAATGGAGGACTTGAAGGCATTTGCTAGTGGCAGAGAGTACTATCATAGAGTTGGGAGGGCATGGAAGAGGGGTTACTTGCTCTATGGTCCTCCAGGGTCAGGCAAATCAAGTCTAATAGCTGCAATGGCTAATTATTTGTGCTACGATGTGTATGATCTTGAACTCACCAAAGTCACAGACAACTCAGATCTCAGAGCTCTGCTAATCCAAACTAGGAATAGATCAATAATTGTGATCGAGGACATAGATTGTTCCCTTGATCTGACTGCTGATAGAATGCTAAAGGCCACTACTGCTACAGCTACAAGAAGgaaaacatcatcatcatcaggtTATAATAAGGACCCGCGTTCAGGCAATTATCAGTTATTAGAGGAGAGTGGGCGTGTTACCTTATCAGGTCTCCTCAACTTCACAGATGGATTATGGTCATGTTGCGGGGAGGAGAGGATAATAGTGTTCACAACCAATCACAGAGACAAAGTGGATCCTGCATTGGTTAGATGCGGGCGGATGGATGTGCATGTAAGCTTAGGCCCTTGTGGTATGCACGCGTTCAAGGCATTGGCCATGAACTATCTTGGGATAGAGGAGCATTCTTTGTTTGATGCGGTAGAGAGCTGTTTACGGTCAGGTGGCGCACTCACTCCTGCTCAGATAGGGGAGATATTGCTGCGGAATAGAGGGAGCAATGCTGATTTAGCAATGACAGAAGTGGTGTCTGCAATGCAAACCAGAATTTTGAGTGCTGGTGGCACTGAACATCTAAATACTAGTATAGAGTATGAAGATACGGTGACCTTGACAAGGTCACCACAGAGTGTGTTAACGGTAGGGTCGTCACCGGAGAATTGGGACTCATCTCCAGGCAAGATTAGCGGGAAGAAGAGGAAGGCCAAGTTTCTTGTTAGATTAAGATCTTTGACCAAGTCCGGCTCTGGTAGAAGGGGTGTATGA